A region of Triplophysa dalaica isolate WHDGS20190420 chromosome 20, ASM1584641v1, whole genome shotgun sequence DNA encodes the following proteins:
- the rprd1b gene encoding regulation of nuclear pre-mRNA domain-containing protein 1B isoform X1 translates to MSSFSESALEKKLSELSNSQQSVQTLSLWIIHHRKHSSLIVKVWHRELKKAKTSRKLTFLYLANDVIQNSKKKGPEFTKDFETVLVDAYSHVASRVGDDNCKRSMERLLNIWQERSLYRSDFIQQLKLAIEDSDSPKHKPADGRKNLKRSYQKIQEEEEEEDDDYRAQYSPQETDAAAPQLTEELVKALQDLENAASGDAAVRQKIASLPQEVQDVSLLEKITDKLAADKLSKTVDEACLLLAEYNGRLAAELEDRRQLARMLTEYIQSQKEALSEREKKLEEFKQKLARVTQVRKELKSHIQSLPDLSLLPNVTGGLAPLPSAGDLFSTD, encoded by the exons ATGTCGTCTTTCTCTGAGTCTGCTCTGGAGAAGAAGCTCTCAGAGTTGAGTAACTCGCAGCAGAGCGTTCAGACTCTCTCGCTGTGGATCATTCACCATCGCAAACACTCCTCGCTCATCGTGAAAGTGTGGCACAGAGAGCTGAAGAAAG ctAAGACCAGCAGGAAGTTGACGTTTCTCTATCTGGCGAATGACGTGATTCAGAACAGTAAGAAAAAGGGGCCGGAGTTCACCAAAGACTTTGAAACCGTGTTGGTTGATGCCTATTCACATGTGGCGAG CAGGGTAGGAGATGACAACTGCAAAAGGTCCATGGAGAGGCTTTTGAATATCTGGCAGGAGCGAAGCCTCTACCGTTCAGACTTCATACAGCAGCTCAAATTGGCCATTGAGGATTCGGACAGCCCGAAACACAAGCCTGCAG ATGGGAGGAAAAACTTAAAGAGAAGCTACCAGAAGATccaagaggaagaagaggaggaagatgatgatTACAGGGCTCAATATTCTCCACAAGAGACTGATGCTGCTGCTCCTCAGCTG ACCGAGGAACTGGTGAAAGCCCTTCAGGACCTCGAGAATGCGGCGTCCGGCGATGCAGCCGTTAGACAGAAGATCGCCTCCTTGCCGCAGGAAGTGCAGGACGTCTCTCTTCTCGAGAAGATCACAG ATAAACTGGCAGCAGATAAACTCTCAAAGACGGTAGATGAGGCGTGTCTCCTGCTGGCCGAGTATAATGGACGTCTGGCGGCCGAGTTAGAAGACCGACGGCAGCTAGCCCGTATGCTAACAGAATACATCCAAAGCCAGAAAGAAGCACTCAGTGAGAGGGAGAAGAAACTGGAG gaaTTCAAGCAAAAACTCGCTCGGGTCACACAAGTGCGCAAGGAACTTAAATCCCACATCCAAAGTCTTCcagacctgtctctcctccCTAATGTGACCGGTGGTCTCGCCCCGCTCCCGTCCGCCGGAGATCTCTTTTCCACTGACTGA
- the LOC130409434 gene encoding uncharacterized protein LOC130409434, with protein sequence MLRPGREQPKRTHAHLVTSCSSKNDPVGVGASGKTDILLIITHCHQTQRFSPASRWRRRFTCRTAAREEKTGYSFSRGLMVSMMMVQVDVMCCKSVGTDLSMLDIDDLMTEICQLKKEVKLLETKLRERDQLNRKDVCGVSLCDFTDQTSPDLLLSVCNEEQKTSVKLLDCEMKLKTEITEAVVQTEKGVLIYSDLMESKTENTESGNKQKRLI encoded by the exons ATGTTACGCCCAGGCAGAGAACAGCCAAAGCGAACACATGCTCATCTCGTCACTTCTTGCAGCAGCAAAAACGATCCAGTCGGGGTTGGCGCATCAGGAAAGACAGATATATTACTGATCATAAC acaCTGTCATCAGACACAGCGCTTCTCTCCAGCCAGCAGGTGGCGCAGACGCTTCACCTGTAGAACAGCAGCACGTGAAGAAAAGACGGGCTACAGTTTCAGCCGCGGTTTAATG gTGTCCATGATGATGGTGCAGGTGGAtgtgatgtgctgtaaatcagtagGAACTGATCTGTCTatgctggatattgatgatttgatgacagaaatctgtcagctgaagaaagaggtgaagttaCTGGAGACAaaactcagagagagagaccaactCAACAGAAAG GATGTATGTGGTGTTTCTCTCTGTGACTTCACTGATCAAACATCTCCAGATCTTCTGCTTTCTGTCTGTAATGAAGAGCAGAAGACATCAGTGAAGCTGCTGGACTGTGAGATGAAGCTGAAGACAGAAATCACAGAAGCAGTTGTACAGACAGAAAAAGGCGTTTTGATTTATTCAG ACCTGATGGAGtcgaaaacagaaaacacagaatcgGGCAACAAACAGAAAAGACTGATTTGA
- the rprd1b gene encoding regulation of nuclear pre-mRNA domain-containing protein 1B isoform X2 has product MSSFSESALEKKLSELSNSQQSVQTLSLWIIHHRKHSSLIVKVWHRELKKAKTSRKLTFLYLANDVIQNSKKKGPEFTKDFETVLVDAYSHVARVGDDNCKRSMERLLNIWQERSLYRSDFIQQLKLAIEDSDSPKHKPADGRKNLKRSYQKIQEEEEEEDDDYRAQYSPQETDAAAPQLTEELVKALQDLENAASGDAAVRQKIASLPQEVQDVSLLEKITDKLAADKLSKTVDEACLLLAEYNGRLAAELEDRRQLARMLTEYIQSQKEALSEREKKLEEFKQKLARVTQVRKELKSHIQSLPDLSLLPNVTGGLAPLPSAGDLFSTD; this is encoded by the exons ATGTCGTCTTTCTCTGAGTCTGCTCTGGAGAAGAAGCTCTCAGAGTTGAGTAACTCGCAGCAGAGCGTTCAGACTCTCTCGCTGTGGATCATTCACCATCGCAAACACTCCTCGCTCATCGTGAAAGTGTGGCACAGAGAGCTGAAGAAAG ctAAGACCAGCAGGAAGTTGACGTTTCTCTATCTGGCGAATGACGTGATTCAGAACAGTAAGAAAAAGGGGCCGGAGTTCACCAAAGACTTTGAAACCGTGTTGGTTGATGCCTATTCACATGTGGCGAG GGTAGGAGATGACAACTGCAAAAGGTCCATGGAGAGGCTTTTGAATATCTGGCAGGAGCGAAGCCTCTACCGTTCAGACTTCATACAGCAGCTCAAATTGGCCATTGAGGATTCGGACAGCCCGAAACACAAGCCTGCAG ATGGGAGGAAAAACTTAAAGAGAAGCTACCAGAAGATccaagaggaagaagaggaggaagatgatgatTACAGGGCTCAATATTCTCCACAAGAGACTGATGCTGCTGCTCCTCAGCTG ACCGAGGAACTGGTGAAAGCCCTTCAGGACCTCGAGAATGCGGCGTCCGGCGATGCAGCCGTTAGACAGAAGATCGCCTCCTTGCCGCAGGAAGTGCAGGACGTCTCTCTTCTCGAGAAGATCACAG ATAAACTGGCAGCAGATAAACTCTCAAAGACGGTAGATGAGGCGTGTCTCCTGCTGGCCGAGTATAATGGACGTCTGGCGGCCGAGTTAGAAGACCGACGGCAGCTAGCCCGTATGCTAACAGAATACATCCAAAGCCAGAAAGAAGCACTCAGTGAGAGGGAGAAGAAACTGGAG gaaTTCAAGCAAAAACTCGCTCGGGTCACACAAGTGCGCAAGGAACTTAAATCCCACATCCAAAGTCTTCcagacctgtctctcctccCTAATGTGACCGGTGGTCTCGCCCCGCTCCCGTCCGCCGGAGATCTCTTTTCCACTGACTGA
- the tti1 gene encoding TELO2-interacting protein 1 homolog produces the protein MAEHQIDDPKIAFAYLRPSCVLLTKQPTVANVKTLSGHLHDVSDGALQQLQDYILFPLRFVLKTPVLKREALILAVMEATSYVLENTCVQRWESLRDLFSELCLCLCSPRDPGKPAATSEELKLAVLGCLDILLHSAYGDIVFKLYEPSMLPGLGAAVSLLLAIAEQEKARRVQTASLQCLLCLFQQCDCTQDHVEPGPNQRGLLGSALAAFLPGICRALTQVIGGDIRQGHAVTLKAMRVWYRSVALVIADEQNGNVGDDVSGGKFEGVEELIVKRTPSWRKDTSQRLSVVLKKIISCTSAHPHWKVRLELVNLSHVLLTHCSRSLGECVGPLLEALVGAINNEEAEVKNRCDVVLRDVAQRSQVNGGQDFTGVLSENLHSLVSSLPRLMRTTDDQRKLFTLNVFLGYLQILGPKVDAVLTSAVHLERISKALMQVLEMDVTDVKIIEDRTLTPSTDLGPDLHRLQPQKKYFLYFTDDKIFSALRKICWMLGYYGNLYLLVDRFMELYKESSVYRKQAALVLNEILVGAAGNGLKMNVSGCSRSSREEIKSSVVSIIEEYISFNNWHLPTVSQDLDDETHGTLASPAFTNPDKKLLQLLPASRSLTINQLNSNIWQISIQLEGIGGFASALGLNFRLLLMTSLYPVLEKAGDESLLISQSAFSAMCEICEACGYGSPKDLLIQNSDYLLNDISLNLARPNAHPHAPRVLGVMFAHSDASLLPLVADVVQDVLMALDLSYDQKTPQFCAVLHLLMKALVRWFPGTTGHQKPDSTETRGEVCVNLKTFLLNYKKQKELSEGIGVEEEDPDDLDVSPSTLTPDEDVDGPAVKEELPLHVQIAKDVMERCVHLLSDSSLRTRLKVLDILELCVCVLCEKENELLPMVHRCWPALLHRLTSDDPLAIPRAFRVLCVLGETCGDFLRKRVSQEVLPRLTSSLMKQAEISGRSGPVYTHTLAYKLQLAVLQGLGPLCVKLNIMEADMDRITEACFPYLSCRQPIKLQEACLSVFRHLIELDADSCWFTLNEIFCPVSYEPPHPHLLPVMLSGSHKPKNQFTDNILELLREFDPPQGKT, from the exons ATGGCTGAACATCAGATCGACGACCCCAAAATTGCATTTGCGTATCTCCGCCCATCCTGCGTTCTTCTCACCAAACAACCCACGGTTGCTAACGTGAAGACTCTCAGCGGTCACCTCCACGACGTGAGCGATGGAGCGCTCCAGCAACTCCAGGACTACATCCTCTTCCCGCTCAGATTCGTCCTCAAAACCCCCGTCCTCAAGCGTGAGGCTCTCATCCTGGCGGTCATGGAAGCCACGTCCTATGTCCTGGAGAACACTTGTGTTCAGCGTTGGGAATCTCTGCGGGATCTGTTCTCCGAGCTGTGCCTTTGTCTCTGTTCCCCAAGAGACCCAGGAAAGCCGGCCGCGACCTCCGAGGAGCTGAAGCTCGCCGTCCTCGGGTGTCTGGACATCCTCCTGCATTCTGCATATGGAGATATCGTATTCAAGCTTTATGAACCGAGCATGTTACCTGGACTTGGAGCGGCCGTGTCGTTGCTTCTTGCGATCGCCGAGCAGGAGAAAGCCAGGAGGGTCCAAACAGCTTCTCTTCAATGTCTACTGTGTCTGTTTCAGCAGTGCGACTGCACGCAGGATCACGTTGAGCCGGGACCGAACCAGAGGGGTCTGCTGGGTAGTGCTTTAGCCGCGTTTCTGCCCGGCATCTGCCGTGCCCTGACTCAAGTAATTGGTGGAGACATCAGACAGGGGCATGCAGTGACGCTGAAGGCCATGAGAGTCTGGTACAGATCGGTAGCCTTGGTGATCGCTGATGAGCAGAATGGGAATGTTGGTGATGATGTATCCGGCGGTAAGTTTGAGGGGGTCGAGGAACTCATTGTTAAGAGGACTCCATCCTGGCGCAAGGACACATCCCAACGCCTGTCAGTGGTCCTAAAGAAGATTATTTCTTGCACTTCAGCACATCCGCACTGGAAAGTGAGACTGGAGTTAGTCAATCTGTCTCACGTCCTCCTCACGCACTGCAGCCGGTCTTTGGGAGAATGTGTCGGGCCTCTGTTGGAAGCTTTGGTGGGTGCCATCAACAATGAGGAGGCAGAAGTTAAAAAcagatgtgatgttgtgttgcGTGACGTTGCACAGAGAAGCCAAGTCAATGGCGGACAGGACTTCACCGGCGTCCTCTCCGAGAACCTCCACAGCCTGGTCTCGTCTCTCCCTCGTCTCATGAGAACTACAGACGATCAACGCAAGCTCTTCACGCTCAACGTGTTTCTGGGGTACCTCCAGATTCTGGGACCCAAAGTGGATGCTGTACTCACATCAGCGGTCCATCTAGAACGCATTTCTAAAGCACTGATGCAAGTGTTGGAGATGGATGTAACGGATGTGAAGATCATCGAGGACAGAACTCTTACTCCTTCCACAGACCTCGGACCTGATCTGCACCGTTTACAGCCGCAGAAGAAATATTTTCTCTACTTCACAGATGATAAGATATTTTCAGCGCTCAGAAAGATCTGTTGGATGTTGGGGTACTACGGGAACCTTTACCTACTCGTCGACCGCTTCATGGAACTGTACAAGGAGTCTTCTGTTTACAGAAAACAGGCCGCTCTGGTTTTGAACGAGATCCTCGTGGGTGCAGCGGGCAATGGCTTGAAGATGAACGTTTCGGGTTGTTCGAGATCAAGTCGAGAGGAAATCAAATCTTCAGTCGTGTCCATCATTGAAGAGTACATCAGTTTTAATAATTGGCATCTCCCCACGGTGTCTCAGGACTTGGATGATGAAACTCACGGGACACTTGCGTCTCCAGCTTTTACAAATCCTGATAAAAAACTTTTGCAGTTACTTCCAGCCTCCAGAAGTCTCACAATCAACCAGCTGAACAGCAACATCTGGCAGATCTCCATCCAGTTGGAGGGCATCGGTGGTTTCGCTTCAGCCCTAGGCCTTAATTTTCGTCTGCTTCTTATGACGTCGCTCTACCCAGTGCTGGAGAAAGCCGGCGACGAGTCGCTTCTCATCAGCCAATCGGCTTTCAGCGCCATGTGTGAAATCTGTGAGGCTTGCGGTTATGGTTCACCCAAAGATCTGCTGATACAAAACTCAGACTACCTTCTGAATGATATTTCTTTGAACCTGGCTCGACCCAACGCTCACCCGCACGCTCCCAGAGTTCTGGGGGTGATGTTCGCTCACTCGGACGCGAGTCTGTTGCCTCTGGTGGCTGATGTGGTGCAGGACGTGTTGATGGCTCTCGATCTCAGTTATGATCAGAAGACGCCGCAGTTCTGCGCTGTGTTGCATTTACTCATGAAAGCACTCG TGAGGTGGTTTCCTGGCACTACTGGACACCAGAAGCCCGACAGCACAGAGACTCGAGGTGAAGTCTGTGTGAACCTGAAGACATTTCTCTTGAATTATAAGAAACAGAAGGAGCTTTCAGAAGGGATTGGAGTAGAAGAGGAAGATCCTGATGATCTCG ATGTCTCTCCCTCAACATTAACACCTGATGAAGACGTGGACGGTCCAGCTGTGAAAGAAGAACTTCCTCTTCACGTTCAGATTGCAAAAGACGTCATGGAGCGATGTGTCCACCTGCTGTCAGACTCCAGTCTGAGAACACGACTCAAG GTGTTGGACATTCtagagttgtgtgtgtgtgttttgtgtgagaaagagaacGAGCTTCTTCCCATGGTGCACCGGTGCTGGCCTGCTCTCCTCCACCGTCTGACCAGCGACGATCCTCTCGCCATCCCACGAGCCTTCAGG GTGCTGTGCGTTCTGGGCGAGACGTGTGGAGATTTCCTCAGGAAGCGGGTGTCTCAGGAGGTCCTGCCCCGGCTCACCTCCAGTCTGATGAAGCAGGCGGAGATCAGCGGGCGATCCGGTCccgtctacacacacacactggcatATAAACTACAGCTGGCTGTGCTGCAGGGTCTCGGACCGCTGTGTGTCAAACTCAACATCA TGGAGGCCGACATGGATCGAATCACTGAAGCCTGTTTTCCATACCTGAGCTGCCGACAACCAATCAAACTGCAGGAGGCGTGTCTTAG TGTTTTCCGGCACCTGATTGAGTTGGACGCTGATTCGTGCTGGTTTACTCTGAATGAGATCTTCTGTCCTGTGTCATACGAGCCTCCTCATCCACACCTGCTGCCCGTGATGCTGAGCGGATCCCACAAGCCCAAGAACCAATTCACAGACAACATCCTCGAATTACTGCGGGAGTTTGATCCCCCGCAGGGGAAGACATGA